One Streptomyces mobaraensis NBRC 13819 = DSM 40847 DNA segment encodes these proteins:
- a CDS encoding MFS transporter has translation MGRVTAENAATAASATSGTAGRAAGLVLAVTCGAQFMVIIDDTVVAMALPTIRTSLGFEQASLAWVVDAYMLLFGGFLVLGGRCADLFGRRPVFLAGLGVFTVSSLACGLARNPETLIVARGAQGFGAALLSPAALAILITTFSAAKERRKALGVWGGLTGISGVSGVLLGGVVTDTVDWRWVFYINIPVGVLLFALTLRPALADREPPAKSTSTDTTGALLITSGLLLLVYTVISTGHRPWGSAATVLGLVGAGVLLAGFVVRESRAAQPLIRLGIFARRQIAVANLMMLLAASGLYGIFFFLTQYMQILQHWSPLRAGLSWAPFGVTMAVFSGLAIQLLPRLGSRVLCLVGLGAATCGLALLLGSPAEASYASDILPTLLLCAAGYGLAMVPMVVAAVSGVAKADSGAASGVLNTGQQIGGATGLAVLAALASGRLDDGLADGEALPDALLSSFHSAFLVGTVLSGCAAVLALALPALRTEFDPETATGV, from the coding sequence ATGGGCAGGGTTACGGCCGAGAACGCCGCGACCGCCGCGTCGGCCACGTCCGGAACGGCGGGCCGGGCGGCGGGACTGGTGCTCGCGGTGACCTGCGGAGCGCAGTTCATGGTCATCATCGACGACACCGTCGTCGCGATGGCGCTCCCCACCATCCGCACGTCGCTCGGCTTCGAACAGGCGTCGCTGGCCTGGGTCGTGGACGCCTACATGCTGCTCTTCGGCGGCTTCCTGGTGCTCGGCGGCCGCTGCGCCGACCTCTTCGGCCGGCGCCCGGTCTTCCTCGCCGGCCTCGGCGTCTTCACCGTGTCGTCCCTCGCCTGCGGCCTGGCCCGGAACCCCGAGACGCTGATCGTCGCGCGCGGCGCCCAGGGCTTCGGGGCGGCCCTGCTCAGCCCGGCGGCCCTGGCCATCCTGATCACCACGTTCTCCGCGGCGAAGGAGCGGCGCAAGGCGCTCGGCGTGTGGGGCGGTCTCACCGGCATCTCCGGTGTCTCCGGGGTGCTGCTCGGCGGGGTCGTCACCGACACGGTCGACTGGCGGTGGGTCTTCTACATCAACATCCCCGTCGGCGTCCTGCTGTTCGCGCTCACCCTGCGCCCCGCGCTCGCCGACCGCGAACCGCCCGCCAAGAGCACCTCGACCGACACCACGGGCGCCCTGCTCATCACCTCCGGTCTGCTGCTGCTCGTCTACACCGTGATCAGCACCGGCCACCGCCCGTGGGGGTCCGCGGCGACCGTCCTCGGTCTCGTCGGCGCCGGCGTGCTGCTGGCCGGGTTCGTGGTGCGGGAGTCGCGTGCGGCGCAGCCGCTGATCCGGCTGGGGATCTTCGCCCGGCGGCAGATCGCGGTGGCGAACCTGATGATGCTGCTCGCCGCCTCCGGCCTGTACGGCATCTTCTTCTTCCTCACCCAGTACATGCAGATCCTGCAGCACTGGTCGCCGCTGCGGGCCGGGCTGTCCTGGGCGCCGTTCGGCGTGACCATGGCGGTCTTCTCCGGTCTGGCGATCCAGCTGCTGCCGAGGCTCGGCAGCCGGGTGCTGTGCCTGGTCGGCCTCGGCGCGGCCACCTGCGGGCTGGCGCTGCTGCTGGGCTCGCCCGCCGAGGCGTCGTACGCGTCGGACATCCTGCCCACCCTGCTGCTGTGCGCCGCCGGCTACGGGCTGGCCATGGTGCCGATGGTGGTGGCCGCGGTGAGCGGGGTGGCGAAGGCGGACTCCGGCGCCGCGTCCGGCGTCCTCAACACCGGCCAGCAGATCGGCGGCGCCACCGGCCTGGCGGTGCTGGCCGCGCTCGCGAGCGGCCGGCTGGACGACGGACTCGCCGACGGGGAAGCGCTGCCCGACGCCCTGTTGAGCAGCTTCCACTCGGCGTTCCTCGTCGGCACGGTGCTCAGCGGGTGCGCGGCGGTGCTGGCGCTGGCCCTGCCCGCGCTGCGGACGGAGTTCGATCCGGAGACGGCGACGGGGGTGTGA
- a CDS encoding thioesterase II family protein: MTPYLTPAAGERSSAGLDLFCLPCAGGGASAYERWQERLDAHGVGVRVLPVRLPGREERAHEPRFTRLADLVAELDEQLDEALSRPHVLYGHSMGAFVAHALTLARQRRGAAPPRALVLSSHRAPHVRPTRILDPDADDETLADALAELGGIPRELARRRRFRAAYMPLVRDDLRLCTGWVEPADIEPLAVPLHLFAGADDHLVPVPAMAAWRDHAGRGSELRVLPGGHFFVRTHTERLLRELAAVVARYAPPLPVV, encoded by the coding sequence ATGACGCCGTACCTCACGCCGGCGGCGGGTGAGCGGTCGTCGGCGGGGCTGGATCTGTTCTGTCTGCCGTGCGCCGGGGGTGGCGCCTCGGCCTACGAGCGGTGGCAGGAGCGCCTGGACGCCCACGGCGTCGGGGTGCGCGTGCTGCCCGTCCGGCTGCCCGGCCGCGAGGAGCGGGCGCACGAGCCGCGGTTCACCCGGCTCGCCGACCTCGTCGCCGAGCTGGACGAACAGCTCGACGAGGCGCTGTCCCGGCCGCACGTGCTGTACGGGCACAGCATGGGCGCGTTCGTGGCCCACGCGCTGACGCTGGCCCGGCAGCGGCGGGGTGCCGCGCCGCCGCGCGCCCTGGTGCTCAGTTCGCACCGCGCGCCGCACGTACGGCCGACCCGGATCCTCGATCCGGACGCCGACGACGAGACGCTCGCCGACGCCCTCGCCGAACTCGGCGGCATTCCCCGGGAACTGGCCCGGAGGCGGCGGTTCCGTGCCGCGTACATGCCGCTCGTCCGGGACGACCTGCGGCTCTGTACGGGCTGGGTGGAGCCGGCGGACATCGAACCGCTGGCCGTTCCGCTGCACCTGTTCGCCGGGGCGGACGACCACCTGGTGCCCGTACCGGCGATGGCCGCGTGGCGGGACCACGCCGGCCGGGGCAGCGAGCTGCGGGTCCTGCCGGGCGGGCACTTCTTCGTCCGCACGCACACGGAACGGCTGCTGCGCGAACTGGCGGCCGTGGTGGCACGGTACGCCCCGCCGCTTCCGGTGGTCTGA
- a CDS encoding thiamine pyrophosphate-binding protein has translation MSSSPRVVDFVVDFLHRQGVRHVFGVGGANIEDLYDALHQAQDGPLGVVAKHEFSAATMADGYHRASQRVPVIASTSGAGAMNLVPGVAELRASFVPAVVLVGQPPAALDGRGSFQETSGLAGSIDAARLFGELGVHCARVDEPEAITDALPRAFAAATDPARPGPAVLLLPKDVQQAVLPTWAPPRPPAPAAPALTAAAERSRAAELLRDAVRRPGGVAVIAGEGVARVDARTELARLAAALPARVAVAADAKDVFDARDPRYLGIAGANGTDATQESLERAAAVVLAGTRLPQMTGAGLDDRLKAVPVICVDPRTPFLDAHGELVRLTGPLGAELELLADVVGPVGDGDGGGLDARVVPPAGGGDEWPAIGVAPRAEGEHPRPAAQVVSPAEGDDPRIATHVVPPTEDDHRRPTTHVAPPTEDDHPRIATHVAPPTEDDHPRPTTHVAPPTEDDHPRIATHVAPPPPPPPDTPLDMRTAALVISAALPEGSTVVADAGNAGAVATHHIDTPPGGRFVAALGMGGMGHSFGAGIGAAFATGRRACVVAGDGAFFMHGMEVHTAVEHRLPVTFVVLNNNAHGMCATRERLYFSGDYSYNLFRPARIGDGAAALFPDLPAVTVRTAGELAAALGRAHATAAPALICVDVDPSEMPPFRPFRQQPVPAGTGRPAPAREGAAPA, from the coding sequence ATGAGCAGTTCACCCCGCGTGGTCGATTTCGTCGTGGACTTCCTGCACCGGCAGGGCGTCCGCCATGTGTTCGGAGTCGGCGGCGCCAACATCGAGGACCTGTACGACGCGCTGCACCAGGCGCAGGACGGCCCGCTGGGCGTGGTGGCCAAGCACGAGTTCTCCGCGGCCACCATGGCCGACGGCTACCACCGGGCGTCGCAGCGCGTCCCGGTGATCGCGTCCACCTCGGGCGCCGGCGCGATGAACCTGGTGCCCGGCGTGGCCGAGCTCCGGGCGTCCTTCGTCCCGGCCGTCGTCCTCGTCGGCCAGCCGCCGGCGGCCCTGGACGGCCGCGGTTCCTTCCAGGAGACCAGCGGGCTCGCCGGTTCCATCGACGCGGCGCGCCTGTTCGGCGAACTCGGCGTGCACTGCGCCCGCGTGGACGAACCGGAGGCGATCACCGACGCCCTGCCGCGGGCCTTCGCGGCGGCGACGGACCCCGCCCGGCCCGGGCCCGCGGTGCTGCTGCTCCCCAAGGACGTCCAGCAGGCCGTGCTCCCCACCTGGGCGCCGCCCCGCCCGCCGGCCCCGGCGGCGCCCGCGCTGACGGCGGCGGCCGAGCGTTCCCGGGCCGCCGAGCTGCTGCGGGATGCGGTACGGCGCCCCGGCGGCGTCGCCGTGATCGCCGGCGAGGGGGTGGCCCGCGTCGACGCCCGGACGGAACTCGCCCGGCTGGCCGCCGCGTTGCCCGCCCGTGTCGCCGTGGCGGCCGACGCCAAGGACGTCTTCGACGCCCGCGACCCGCGCTACCTGGGCATCGCCGGTGCGAACGGGACGGACGCGACGCAGGAGTCGCTGGAGCGGGCGGCCGCCGTCGTGCTCGCCGGCACCCGGCTGCCGCAGATGACCGGCGCGGGGCTGGACGACCGCCTCAAGGCCGTACCGGTGATCTGCGTCGACCCGCGCACCCCCTTCCTCGACGCTCACGGGGAACTCGTCCGCCTCACCGGTCCTCTCGGCGCCGAACTGGAGTTGCTGGCGGACGTCGTGGGGCCGGTGGGTGATGGCGATGGCGGGGGGCTCGACGCACGTGTCGTACCGCCGGCCGGTGGCGGCGACGAGTGGCCCGCCATTGGCGTCGCACCGCGGGCCGAAGGCGAGCACCCGCGGCCCGCCGCACAGGTCGTATCGCCAGCCGAAGGCGACGATCCGCGGATCGCCACTCACGTCGTACCGCCGACCGAAGACGACCACCGGCGGCCCACCACCCACGTCGCACCGCCGACCGAAGACGACCACCCGCGGATCGCCACCCACGTCGCACCGCCGACCGAAGACGACCACCCGCGGCCCACCACCCACGTCGCACCGCCGACCGAAGACGACCACCCGCGAATCGCCACCCACGTCGCACCGCCCCCGCCTCCCCCGCCGGACACCCCCCTCGACATGCGGACGGCCGCTCTGGTCATCTCGGCCGCCCTGCCCGAGGGGTCGACCGTGGTGGCCGATGCCGGGAATGCCGGTGCCGTCGCCACCCACCACATCGACACGCCTCCGGGAGGCCGGTTCGTCGCCGCGCTCGGCATGGGCGGGATGGGCCACAGCTTCGGCGCCGGGATCGGCGCCGCGTTCGCCACCGGCCGCCGCGCCTGCGTCGTCGCCGGTGACGGCGCGTTCTTCATGCACGGCATGGAGGTGCACACCGCCGTCGAACACCGGCTGCCCGTCACGTTCGTGGTGCTCAACAACAACGCGCACGGCATGTGCGCCACCCGCGAGCGGCTGTACTTCTCCGGCGACTACTCCTACAACCTCTTCCGCCCGGCCCGGATCGGCGACGGCGCCGCCGCGCTGTTCCCGGACCTGCCGGCCGTGACCGTCCGTACCGCCGGCGAACTGGCCGCGGCCCTCGGCCGCGCCCACGCCACCGCCGCGCCCGCGCTGATCTGCGTGGACGTCGATCCCTCCGAAATGCCGCCGTTCCGGCCCTTCCGGCAGCAGCCGGTACCCGCCGGCACCGGACGGCCCGCCCCCGCCCGTGAAGGAGCAGCGCCAGCATGA
- a CDS encoding hemerythrin domain-containing protein, translating to MTAQPSFASLASGHRTMLLAHRAMVRDLDRVARTAEGLAAAPDAERAEALRAYIEKLSQIIEHHHEGEDEFLWPSLRRLGADEAALTLMTTEHDELAKNLRHWHETARGLGADPSAAAELARLTHPLRDELARHAADEERELSGRLAPVLDEKVWKGFAAHMRKTAPSWTLKFMPAWLSSVAGPDERSGVPAPPVAALFKGWLEKRQRAAFGDDHRS from the coding sequence ATGACCGCCCAGCCCTCCTTCGCATCGCTCGCCTCCGGCCACCGGACGATGCTGCTGGCCCACCGCGCCATGGTGCGCGACCTGGACCGCGTCGCCCGCACCGCCGAGGGGCTCGCCGCGGCCCCGGACGCCGAACGGGCCGAGGCCCTCCGCGCGTACATAGAGAAGCTGTCCCAGATCATCGAGCACCACCACGAGGGGGAGGACGAGTTCCTCTGGCCGAGCCTCCGCCGGCTCGGGGCCGACGAGGCGGCCCTCACCCTGATGACCACCGAACACGACGAGCTGGCCAAGAACCTCCGCCACTGGCACGAGACGGCTCGCGGGCTGGGTGCCGACCCGTCGGCGGCGGCCGAGCTCGCCCGCCTGACCCACCCGCTCCGCGACGAGCTCGCCCGGCACGCGGCGGACGAGGAACGCGAACTCTCCGGCCGCCTCGCCCCCGTCCTCGACGAGAAGGTGTGGAAGGGGTTCGCGGCGCACATGCGCAAGACGGCGCCTTCCTGGACGCTGAAGTTCATGCCGGCCTGGCTGTCGTCCGTGGCGGGCCCGGACGAGCGCTCGGGCGTCCCGGCGCCGCCGGTGGCGGCCCTGTTCAAGGGCTGGCTGGAGAAGCGGCAGCGGGCGGCGTTCGGCGACGATCACCGATCGTGA
- a CDS encoding pyridoxal phosphate-dependent aminotransferase — protein sequence MSHHQAPPPAFFADTEIPDGGDHLRLHLNENPYGPPPGTVEAVRDEADRHLNRYPDADCRLLREALAAHFRVPADMVAVGNGTDELVLVASLTFLREPGTTVLTTATTFPGYVVSAAAVGRVPVTVPLDGADLPVGALAERIAAGADLAFVCNPLNPTGALLDRAAVFRLLDAADQGGGVVVFDEAYIDFAGPEHEFALEAVRAGRRALVTRTFSKAWGLASVRMGVAVGPADLIARLSATAGALPFNVNRQAQRAVLRALEHPDHLDRVRAANARARELLRKSLDALGLVHAPSASNFVMVDVPPPGDSARFAARLAAEHRIFVRALDALGMPGRLRISVGTEAEVERLAGALAAVLGDGGREVRP from the coding sequence ATGTCCCACCACCAGGCCCCACCACCGGCCTTCTTCGCCGACACCGAGATCCCGGACGGCGGGGACCACCTCCGCCTGCACCTGAACGAGAACCCGTACGGCCCCCCGCCCGGCACGGTCGAGGCGGTCCGCGACGAGGCCGACCGCCACCTCAACCGCTACCCGGACGCCGACTGCCGTCTGCTGCGCGAGGCGCTGGCCGCGCACTTCCGGGTGCCCGCCGACATGGTCGCCGTCGGCAACGGCACGGACGAACTCGTCCTCGTCGCCTCGCTGACGTTCCTCCGCGAGCCGGGCACCACGGTCCTGACCACCGCCACCACCTTCCCCGGTTACGTGGTGTCCGCCGCCGCCGTGGGACGCGTCCCCGTCACCGTCCCGCTGGACGGCGCCGATCTCCCCGTCGGCGCCCTGGCGGAGCGGATCGCCGCCGGCGCCGACCTCGCGTTCGTCTGCAACCCGCTCAACCCGACCGGGGCGCTCCTCGACCGCGCCGCCGTCTTCCGGCTGCTGGACGCCGCCGACCAGGGCGGTGGCGTCGTCGTCTTCGACGAGGCGTACATCGACTTCGCGGGTCCCGAGCACGAGTTCGCGCTGGAAGCGGTCCGGGCGGGCCGCCGTGCGCTGGTGACCAGGACGTTCTCCAAGGCGTGGGGGCTCGCCTCGGTACGGATGGGGGTCGCCGTCGGTCCCGCCGACCTGATCGCCCGGCTCTCCGCGACCGCGGGCGCCCTGCCGTTCAACGTCAACCGGCAGGCGCAGCGCGCCGTCCTGCGCGCCCTGGAACACCCCGACCACCTCGACCGCGTACGCGCCGCCAACGCCCGGGCCAGGGAACTCCTCCGCAAGTCCCTGGACGCCCTGGGCCTCGTCCACGCGCCGTCGGCGAGCAACTTCGTGATGGTGGACGTGCCGCCGCCGGGCGACAGCGCCCGGTTCGCGGCCCGGCTGGCCGCCGAGCACCGGATCTTCGTCCGGGCGCTCGACGCGCTCGGCATGCCGGGCCGGCTGCGGATCTCGGTGGGGACGGAGGCGGAGGTGGAACGCCTGGCGGGCGCGCTGGCGGCGGTGTTGGGGGACGGGGGGCGGGAGGTGCGGCCGTGA
- a CDS encoding 3-oxoacyl-ACP synthase III family protein: MRDAGPYPDVRPLHDVSLLEVASYLPGEPVGTEYFLAHRDQDADGGPEGFGAETMFKAPRFRHQAARDETPADMMERAANALAERVGRDTLRGVDVVLTNTLLPEVPFTGPGAEVAHRLGIRADWVIDAHNGGCASFVHLLRLARALVGTGQARSALLLNVQNCAGPVMTQSEVRKLPEAVIPGDGCGAALVAASAESPVLGIRVANHGEYTRDCGLTLSDGRKYWEPGTSQMHVGFTPGRVKDIVERGNRLVPDVVSGLCGELGLGIDDLDVLITNQPNRMFLEQWRTRLSLDPARHLDTFDRFGNLFGAAVPITLDHGLREGRIPDGSLLMLAGFAHAGDFAGAAAVRWRSGDGAGTG; the protein is encoded by the coding sequence ATGAGGGACGCCGGACCGTACCCGGACGTCAGACCGCTCCATGACGTCAGTCTGCTCGAAGTCGCCTCCTACCTGCCCGGGGAACCGGTCGGCACCGAGTACTTCCTGGCCCACCGGGATCAGGACGCCGACGGCGGACCAGAGGGCTTCGGCGCGGAGACGATGTTCAAGGCGCCGCGCTTCCGCCACCAGGCGGCCCGGGACGAGACGCCCGCCGACATGATGGAGCGGGCCGCGAACGCCCTGGCCGAACGCGTCGGGCGGGACACGCTGCGCGGCGTCGACGTGGTGCTCACCAACACCCTGCTGCCGGAAGTGCCGTTCACCGGCCCGGGCGCCGAGGTGGCGCACCGGCTCGGCATCCGGGCCGACTGGGTGATCGACGCGCACAACGGCGGCTGCGCCTCCTTCGTCCACCTGCTGCGGCTGGCGCGGGCCCTCGTCGGCACCGGGCAGGCCCGGTCCGCGCTGCTGCTGAACGTGCAGAACTGCGCGGGGCCGGTGATGACCCAGTCCGAGGTGCGCAAGCTCCCGGAGGCGGTCATCCCGGGGGACGGCTGCGGGGCGGCCCTCGTGGCCGCGTCGGCGGAATCGCCGGTGCTCGGCATCCGGGTCGCCAACCACGGCGAGTACACCCGGGACTGCGGCCTGACCCTCTCCGACGGCCGCAAGTACTGGGAGCCCGGGACCAGCCAGATGCACGTCGGGTTCACCCCCGGCCGGGTCAAGGACATCGTCGAGCGCGGCAACCGGCTGGTACCCGACGTGGTCTCGGGGCTGTGCGGCGAGCTGGGGCTCGGGATCGACGACCTGGACGTGCTGATCACCAACCAGCCGAACCGGATGTTCCTGGAGCAGTGGCGCACCCGGCTCTCTCTCGATCCCGCCCGGCACCTGGACACCTTCGACCGGTTCGGCAACCTCTTCGGCGCCGCCGTGCCCATCACCCTGGACCACGGCCTCCGCGAGGGCCGGATCCCCGACGGCAGCCTGCTGATGCTCGCCGGCTTCGCCCACGCGGGGGACTTCGCGGGGGCGGCGGCGGTCCGGTGGCGGAGTGGGGACGGGGCGGGGACGGGGTGA
- a CDS encoding LuxR C-terminal-related transcriptional regulator, translated as MARPAARARLLTLTGPAGVGKSHLAHAAVTAGGDGGVEEAGGFLGLSPPPPTIWVDLADAPDASALWTRLGARDAHEAAGRIADGGLLLVLDNADRLVADIALDVAALLRSCPGLRTLLTSRVPLDIRAERILPVGPLPTGPGSPAEALFAERVRPYHRPGVDSGPGQLAVGEICRLLDGVPLAVEMAAEAVGTEGPRALLERLERGDCDPGRHRARDTPERHRSVAAALTWAAGTPAEGDAALLRALSVFDTYVDPVAVRRVTGLGHAAAVAGIDALLHKSLLLSAPGQDGEPELRLTYMARAYHRARLAADPRELRRVLDGHAAHWSAYAQDTAEALRAGRHLDQVLPAVAARLPDILRAARHLTSTGDHLAALRLTTALEVPLLRHCLAPEAAHEAEATADAWAAETAGRPAARAAGGEVAAGALVAVGRWAVDRGEYARAARVLERAETVAAELPVARARVAVATGELLRRRGESALAVGVLDPAVRRLDAEGDRRTAALARRALALLRAAHADPEAERPLLRALDDVPDDAALRASLLTALARVRRALGRDREAHETAREAARLLMGIGDPAQVAEALETVAVTSGGADGDEQRRHAVARVLAHAEAVRRRYGVVPDGDDAAGELARDLARSPTARPLRELRRDAERVSLHDALVAALFAPPPADGPARTARRGTAPHGLTPRQHQIALLVAEGLTNRQIARRLGISEWTVTNHLRVVMQKLGCASRVHVVRAVQGGTA; from the coding sequence TTGGCGCGTCCGGCGGCGCGAGCGCGGCTGCTCACCCTGACGGGTCCCGCCGGAGTCGGCAAGAGCCACCTCGCGCATGCCGCCGTCACGGCCGGGGGTGACGGCGGGGTGGAGGAGGCCGGCGGATTTCTGGGCCTGTCCCCACCCCCACCGACGATCTGGGTCGACCTCGCCGACGCACCGGACGCCTCCGCCCTCTGGACGCGCCTGGGCGCCCGCGACGCCCACGAGGCGGCCGGCCGGATAGCGGACGGCGGCCTGCTGCTCGTCCTGGACAACGCCGACCGCCTGGTCGCCGACATCGCCCTCGACGTGGCCGCCCTGCTGCGCTCCTGCCCGGGCCTGCGCACCCTCCTGACCAGCCGCGTCCCCTTGGACATCCGCGCCGAGCGGATCCTCCCCGTCGGCCCGCTGCCCACCGGCCCCGGCTCGCCCGCCGAGGCCCTGTTCGCGGAGCGGGTGCGTCCGTACCACCGGCCCGGAGTCGACAGCGGGCCCGGGCAGCTCGCCGTGGGGGAGATCTGCCGGCTGCTGGACGGGGTCCCGCTGGCCGTCGAGATGGCCGCGGAGGCGGTCGGTACGGAGGGGCCGCGCGCCCTGCTCGAACGCCTGGAGCGCGGCGACTGCGACCCCGGACGCCACCGGGCGCGCGACACCCCCGAGCGGCACCGCAGCGTCGCCGCCGCCCTGACCTGGGCCGCCGGGACGCCCGCGGAAGGGGACGCGGCGCTGCTGCGGGCCCTGTCGGTGTTCGACACCTACGTCGACCCGGTCGCGGTCCGGCGCGTCACCGGGCTCGGCCACGCCGCCGCGGTCGCCGGTATCGACGCGCTGCTGCACAAGAGCCTGCTGCTGAGCGCTCCCGGGCAGGACGGCGAACCGGAACTCCGCCTCACCTACATGGCCCGCGCCTACCACCGGGCCCGGCTGGCCGCCGACCCCCGCGAGCTGCGCCGCGTCCTCGACGGGCACGCCGCGCACTGGTCCGCGTACGCCCAGGACACGGCGGAGGCCCTGCGCGCGGGCCGGCACCTGGACCAGGTCCTGCCCGCGGTCGCCGCCCGACTCCCCGACATCCTCAGGGCGGCCCGCCACCTGACGTCCACCGGCGACCACCTCGCCGCGCTGCGCCTGACGACCGCCCTGGAGGTGCCGCTGCTACGGCACTGCCTCGCCCCGGAGGCGGCGCACGAGGCCGAGGCGACCGCCGACGCGTGGGCCGCGGAGACGGCCGGCCGGCCCGCCGCCCGGGCCGCGGGCGGCGAGGTGGCGGCCGGGGCGCTCGTCGCGGTCGGGCGGTGGGCCGTCGACCGCGGGGAGTACGCCCGCGCCGCGCGGGTGCTGGAACGGGCGGAGACCGTCGCGGCCGAACTCCCCGTCGCCCGCGCGCGCGTCGCGGTCGCCACGGGCGAACTCCTCCGCCGTCGCGGCGAGTCCGCGCTCGCCGTCGGCGTACTGGACCCGGCCGTGCGCCGGCTCGACGCCGAGGGCGACCGGCGGACCGCCGCGCTGGCCCGGCGCGCCCTGGCCCTGCTGCGGGCCGCGCACGCCGACCCGGAGGCCGAACGGCCGCTGCTGCGCGCCCTGGACGACGTACCGGACGACGCCGCGCTCCGGGCGTCGCTGCTCACCGCGCTCGCCCGGGTCCGGCGGGCGCTCGGGCGGGACCGGGAGGCGCACGAGACCGCCCGGGAGGCGGCCCGGCTGCTCATGGGCATCGGCGACCCCGCGCAGGTGGCCGAGGCGCTGGAGACCGTGGCCGTCACCTCCGGCGGCGCGGACGGCGACGAACAGCGGCGGCACGCCGTCGCCCGGGTGCTGGCGCACGCGGAGGCCGTCCGGCGCCGGTACGGCGTCGTCCCCGACGGCGACGACGCGGCCGGCGAGCTCGCCCGGGACCTCGCACGGAGCCCCACCGCCCGCCCGCTGCGGGAACTGCGCCGCGACGCGGAGCGGGTGTCCCTGCACGACGCCCTCGTCGCCGCCCTGTTCGCCCCGCCCCCGGCCGACGGACCCGCGCGCACGGCCCGCCGGGGCACCGCCCCGCACGGTCTCACCCCACGGCAGCACCAGATCGCGCTCCTGGTCGCGGAGGGCCTCACCAACCGGCAGATCGCGCGGCGGCTGGGGATCTCCGAGTGGACGGTGACCAATCATCTGCGCGTGGTGATGCAGAAGTTGGGGTGCGCGTCACGGGTGCATGTGGTGCGGGCGGTGCAGGGGGGTACGGCGTGA